From Paenibacillus sp. V4I7, one genomic window encodes:
- the mutS gene encoding DNA mismatch repair protein MutS, whose amino-acid sequence MAQYTPMIQQYLTVKAQVPDAFLFFRLGDFYEMFFDDAINASRELEITLTGREGGGDEKIPMCGVPHHAADNYMSRLIEKGYKVAICEQVEDPAEAKGVVRREIVRIVTPGTVMDSKLLGESSNNYIVSLVSQEHGYAFTACDISTGELYTTRLSNSWELVVDELNVYNPSEIITNNALLTTIRETGLTWGRSTVLTEWTQVDEKLLDEHFAEDAALPALSALNRQGVALLLAYLKETQKRALTHVKHIRVYEPDQFMTMDPFTRRNLELVETVRERAKKGSLLWLLDKTVTAMGARMLRRWIEKPLMSVSRIEERLEAVNLLYNQLIIREDVKQALKEVYDLERLVARISYGNANARDMIALKHSLQQVPLLQEVCAASGSETLRKLVENMDACEDVMSWITSAIEDEPPVSIRDGGMIREGYQPYLDQLREASKNGKQWIAELERQEREATGIKSLKIGYNKVFGYFIEVTKANMSALQEGRYERKQTLANAERYVTPELKEKEALILEAQDKMIDLEYELFTELRDRISEHISRLQKLAEVIATADVYQSLATVSAAHHYRKPEIGEGFDLEIEEGRHPVVEAVIQDGSFIANETSLLLDEGRILLITGPNMAGKSTYMRQVAVICLMAQIGCFVPARSARIPVTDRIFTRIGAADDLIGGQSTFMVEMMDIQVMTEKATSKSLVIIDELGRGTSTGEGMAIAQAVIEFLHDRIGCKTLVSTHFHELAHLEESLGHLRNHCMAVKESGRQVTFLRKLIPGAASTSYGIYCAEIAGLPNAIIQRSYELLNGFEERAAGAAQIAAATAAVPQAAAPIQQLSLFAEDSTANTAVKKKQPDSKSQLVLDQLKGIDLINMTPLQALNLVYEWKQKLQ is encoded by the coding sequence GTGGCCCAATATACGCCGATGATTCAGCAATACTTGACCGTGAAGGCGCAAGTCCCGGATGCTTTTTTGTTTTTTCGTCTGGGTGATTTCTATGAAATGTTTTTTGATGATGCGATCAATGCTTCACGAGAGTTGGAGATTACGTTAACAGGTAGAGAAGGCGGCGGCGACGAGAAAATCCCTATGTGCGGTGTCCCTCATCACGCGGCGGACAATTACATGTCTCGGTTAATCGAGAAAGGGTATAAAGTCGCGATATGTGAGCAAGTTGAAGACCCTGCTGAAGCCAAAGGTGTGGTGCGACGTGAGATTGTTCGTATCGTTACGCCGGGGACCGTTATGGATAGCAAGCTTCTAGGCGAATCGAGCAACAATTACATCGTTTCCCTAGTGAGTCAGGAACACGGTTATGCCTTTACAGCATGCGATATTTCAACGGGGGAGCTATATACAACACGGCTTTCTAACTCATGGGAACTCGTCGTTGATGAGCTCAATGTATACAACCCTTCGGAGATTATTACGAATAATGCCTTATTAACGACAATTCGGGAAACAGGCCTCACTTGGGGACGCAGTACGGTGCTAACAGAGTGGACGCAAGTGGATGAAAAGCTGCTGGATGAGCATTTTGCTGAGGATGCCGCACTGCCTGCTTTATCCGCTCTGAACCGTCAAGGCGTTGCCTTGCTGCTTGCTTATTTGAAAGAAACGCAAAAACGAGCATTGACCCACGTGAAGCATATACGAGTATATGAGCCTGATCAATTCATGACGATGGACCCTTTTACGCGTAGAAATCTTGAACTCGTTGAAACGGTACGTGAACGAGCCAAAAAAGGTTCTTTGCTTTGGCTGCTCGACAAAACCGTAACAGCGATGGGCGCTCGGATGCTGCGCCGTTGGATCGAAAAGCCGCTAATGAGCGTATCACGCATAGAAGAGCGTCTGGAAGCTGTTAATCTGCTCTATAATCAGCTCATTATCAGAGAAGATGTGAAGCAAGCGTTGAAGGAAGTCTACGATTTGGAGCGTTTAGTTGCGCGTATTTCCTACGGGAATGCCAACGCCCGCGATATGATCGCCCTCAAGCACTCCTTGCAGCAGGTTCCGCTGCTTCAAGAAGTATGTGCAGCTTCCGGTTCCGAAACGCTTCGTAAACTCGTCGAAAATATGGATGCCTGTGAAGATGTTATGTCATGGATTACTAGTGCCATTGAGGACGAGCCTCCTGTATCCATTCGGGATGGCGGAATGATCCGCGAAGGCTACCAGCCATACTTAGATCAACTCCGGGAAGCAAGTAAGAACGGGAAGCAGTGGATCGCGGAGCTCGAGCGTCAGGAGCGGGAGGCGACGGGCATCAAGTCGCTTAAAATCGGCTACAACAAAGTGTTCGGTTACTTTATTGAGGTCACCAAGGCGAACATGTCCGCACTGCAGGAAGGCCGCTACGAGCGCAAGCAGACGCTTGCGAATGCCGAGCGCTACGTAACGCCAGAGCTCAAAGAGAAAGAAGCGCTCATTCTGGAAGCGCAGGATAAAATGATCGATCTGGAGTATGAGCTGTTCACGGAGCTTCGCGACCGGATCTCCGAGCATATCTCCAGATTACAGAAGCTGGCGGAAGTGATTGCTACCGCCGACGTTTATCAGTCGCTGGCCACGGTCAGCGCGGCGCATCACTACCGCAAGCCGGAGATCGGCGAAGGCTTTGATCTCGAGATTGAAGAAGGCCGCCACCCTGTAGTGGAGGCGGTTATTCAAGACGGCTCGTTCATCGCGAACGAAACGAGCCTGCTGCTGGATGAGGGCCGCATACTGCTTATTACCGGACCGAACATGGCCGGTAAGAGTACATATATGCGGCAAGTGGCCGTGATCTGTCTGATGGCGCAGATTGGCTGTTTCGTACCTGCCAGATCTGCGCGCATTCCGGTCACCGACCGCATCTTTACGCGGATCGGTGCTGCCGATGATCTGATCGGCGGTCAGAGTACGTTCATGGTCGAGATGATGGACATCCAAGTGATGACTGAGAAAGCGACCAGCAAGAGCCTCGTCATCATCGATGAGCTCGGCCGCGGCACCTCGACCGGGGAAGGGATGGCGATCGCGCAGGCGGTCATCGAGTTCCTGCATGACCGGATCGGCTGCAAGACGCTCGTTTCGACGCATTTCCACGAGCTTGCGCATCTGGAAGAAAGCCTCGGGCATCTGCGCAATCACTGCATGGCCGTGAAAGAGAGCGGCAGGCAGGTGACCTTCCTGCGCAAGCTTATTCCCGGGGCAGCGAGTACGAGTTACGGCATCTACTGTGCCGAAATCGCGGGGCTGCCCAATGCCATCATTCAGCGCTCCTATGAGCTGCTGAATGGGTTTGAAGAGCGGGCGGCGGGTGCTGCGCAGATCGCTGCAGCGACAGCTGCCGTCCCGCAAGCGGCAGCTCCCATACAGCAGCTGTCCCTCTTCGCTGAGGACAGCACGGCAAACACGGCTGTCAAGAAGAAGCAGCCGGACAGCAAATCTCAGCTGGTGCTCGACCAGCTGAAAGGGATCGATTTAATCAATATGACGCCGCTGCAGGCGCTTAATTTAGTATACGAATGGAAGCAAAAGCTGCAATAA
- a CDS encoding S41 family peptidase, translating to MKDQPRMKTMKVTLALASALITILPLNASAQEDLQTQQVREIIGKLHVSGITEEALANQSIKQMVEGLKDPYTVFFSQEEYGQFSSSLENNYVGMGARIGIDDKGVYLSEVFAGSSAESAGLQRDDYVRAVDGAPASTTSIDEVRNKIVGVAGTKVNVTVQRGDKELTVEITRKGINVPEVYSKSFTNGVGYIQITDFSSDADEDFGKQLTDLQAKGLKSLILDVRNNPGGLVDTAQNIAKHFVKEGVLIHTRDRNGVDDPVLITGGTELSIPVYILANEYSASASEVLSGALQDYNVAKVIGMQTYGKGSVQQLYQLDKDSALKVTVEEYLTPNKRKVNKVGITPDIKVDGTSAQLITALQTVGITDINVEISKHKVTYNGVEIGSGFGNFHENGKLYASTRGLAALVGASITWNEATRTVDISDTKGTHAIPVEADKLIIENGTSYVNVDLFDDYFPQLQVKDQGENVSIRAVKGN from the coding sequence ATGAAAGATCAACCAAGAATGAAAACTATGAAGGTTACCCTAGCACTGGCGTCGGCTCTTATAACGATTCTACCCTTGAATGCTTCGGCACAAGAAGATTTACAAACACAGCAAGTCAGAGAAATCATTGGCAAGCTGCATGTGAGTGGTATAACAGAAGAAGCGCTAGCCAATCAAAGCATTAAGCAAATGGTAGAAGGACTGAAGGACCCATATACCGTCTTTTTCAGCCAAGAAGAGTACGGTCAGTTCTCCAGCTCCTTAGAAAATAATTATGTCGGTATGGGCGCTCGAATCGGAATTGATGACAAAGGCGTGTATTTATCCGAGGTGTTTGCAGGTTCATCTGCCGAATCAGCGGGCTTGCAGCGCGATGACTATGTCCGTGCCGTGGATGGCGCTCCTGCTTCTACGACCTCTATTGATGAAGTCAGAAACAAAATCGTTGGTGTAGCGGGGACGAAGGTTAATGTTACGGTTCAACGCGGTGACAAAGAATTAACCGTCGAGATTACGCGTAAAGGGATCAATGTACCTGAAGTGTATAGCAAGAGCTTCACGAATGGTGTTGGATACATTCAAATAACGGATTTCTCAAGCGATGCGGACGAGGATTTTGGTAAACAGCTTACGGATCTGCAGGCAAAAGGATTGAAATCTTTGATTCTAGATGTTCGTAATAATCCAGGAGGTCTTGTGGATACGGCTCAGAACATTGCCAAGCATTTTGTCAAAGAAGGCGTTCTGATTCATACAAGAGACCGCAATGGTGTGGATGATCCAGTGTTAATCACGGGCGGAACGGAATTGTCTATTCCTGTTTACATTTTAGCCAATGAGTATAGCGCAAGCGCTTCGGAAGTGCTGTCAGGCGCTCTGCAGGACTACAATGTTGCCAAAGTGATCGGTATGCAAACGTACGGCAAAGGAAGTGTACAACAACTTTATCAATTGGATAAAGACAGTGCGCTGAAAGTGACGGTTGAAGAGTACTTAACGCCGAATAAGCGTAAAGTGAACAAAGTCGGGATCACACCGGACATCAAAGTGGACGGGACTTCTGCTCAATTGATTACCGCATTACAGACAGTAGGGATCACAGATATTAACGTCGAGATTTCCAAGCACAAAGTAACCTATAACGGCGTAGAAATAGGAAGTGGATTCGGGAATTTCCATGAAAATGGAAAATTATACGCATCAACACGCGGCCTAGCGGCACTTGTTGGAGCTTCGATTACATGGAACGAGGCGACTCGCACGGTCGATATTTCTGATACTAAAGGAACGCATGCCATTCCTGTAGAGGCGGACAAGCTAATCATTGAAAATGGGACTAGCTACGTCAATGTTGATCTTTTCGATGATTATTTTCCACAGCTCCAAGTGAAGGATCAAGGGGAGAATGTTTCCATCCGTGCTGTAAAGGGGAACTAA
- the mutL gene encoding DNA mismatch repair endonuclease MutL, with translation MGKIQLLSEHIANQIAAGEVVERPSSVVKELIENSVDAGSTRIDVTIEEGGLQLIRVSDNGSGMALEDCELAFQRHATSKIATSKDLFSIRTLGFRGEALPSIASVSRLECVTSSTNDGLGRKISIEGGTIRSVEETAASRGTEVSVRELFYNTPARLKYMKTIQTELGHISDYLYRLALAHPGIAFSLKHNSNLLLQTLGNGDLLQVIAGIYGTAIGKQMLPIQVESLDYTISGFVAKPEMTRANRGGISTIVNGRYVRNFALNQALLQGYHTLLPINRYPVAVLHIGMDPALVDVNVHPSKLEVRFSKEAELTALIEAEVKRLFGRQVLIPQGMKPAAPKGAYVQEQLELTRTVEPGAGLSSSTPAVSAAIPTSLPDSTIQRVSVDLDSMLFPQVKEAVTSYRPESVSTSRPPAAEPQRSSTASGVSGASGASYSSRPSSSSNNSYSSPAVSNPRSTSIQQQRRTNEAFMDLLPSKQEGEAPMLPAFPRLDPIGQMHGTYLVAQNEEGLFLIDQHAAHERINYEYYYERFGNPAEASQELLVPITLEFTPSEAGIIAEKLSLFEQAGVYMEAFGGNTFLVRAHPHWFPSGEEKGIVEEMCEWVLSEKKAVDIAKLREKAAIMCSCKASIKANQGLSVLEMETLIDRLSGCRNPYTCPHGRPIVVSFTTYELEKMFKRVM, from the coding sequence ATGGGTAAAATCCAGCTCTTAAGCGAACATATTGCGAACCAAATCGCCGCAGGGGAAGTCGTTGAACGACCTTCTTCTGTGGTGAAAGAACTCATCGAGAACTCGGTGGATGCCGGCAGTACTCGGATTGATGTGACGATTGAAGAGGGCGGTCTTCAGCTGATTCGGGTGTCCGATAACGGCTCTGGAATGGCTTTGGAAGATTGCGAATTAGCTTTTCAGCGTCATGCCACAAGTAAAATTGCGACAAGCAAAGATTTATTCTCGATACGAACATTAGGCTTCCGTGGCGAGGCTTTGCCGAGTATAGCGTCCGTGTCTAGGCTTGAGTGCGTAACTAGCTCTACGAACGATGGATTAGGTCGGAAAATTTCCATTGAAGGCGGCACGATTCGCAGTGTCGAAGAAACGGCAGCTTCACGTGGGACCGAAGTGTCAGTGAGGGAATTATTTTATAACACACCGGCACGGTTGAAATATATGAAAACGATCCAGACCGAGCTTGGCCATATCTCTGATTATTTGTATAGATTAGCGTTGGCTCACCCGGGCATCGCCTTCTCGTTGAAACATAATAGCAATCTCCTGCTTCAAACGTTGGGCAACGGAGACTTGCTACAGGTCATCGCCGGCATTTACGGCACGGCTATCGGCAAACAAATGCTTCCTATCCAAGTGGAAAGCTTGGATTATACGATCTCGGGCTTCGTGGCGAAGCCCGAAATGACCCGCGCGAACCGTGGCGGCATCTCGACCATTGTGAATGGTCGTTACGTGCGCAACTTCGCGCTGAATCAAGCGCTGCTGCAGGGTTATCATACCCTGCTGCCGATCAACCGCTATCCCGTGGCTGTGCTGCACATCGGGATGGATCCTGCCTTAGTGGATGTGAATGTGCATCCATCTAAGCTTGAGGTCCGCTTCAGTAAAGAAGCGGAGCTAACCGCGTTAATCGAAGCCGAAGTGAAGCGGCTATTTGGAAGGCAGGTGCTGATCCCGCAAGGGATGAAGCCAGCAGCCCCGAAAGGCGCATACGTACAAGAGCAGCTTGAGCTTACAAGAACGGTTGAGCCAGGAGCTGGATTAAGCTCATCAACGCCGGCAGTTTCAGCTGCGATACCTACATCGCTTCCTGATTCTACGATACAACGTGTATCCGTGGATTTGGACAGCATGCTTTTTCCGCAAGTGAAGGAGGCCGTTACATCGTATCGACCAGAATCGGTGTCAACTTCCCGGCCACCTGCTGCAGAACCGCAAAGAAGCTCCACAGCTTCAGGAGTTTCTGGAGCTTCGGGAGCTTCCTATTCGAGCCGTCCGTCATCGTCATCAAACAACAGCTACTCATCTCCTGCTGTAAGCAATCCCAGAAGTACGTCCATCCAGCAGCAGCGCCGGACGAACGAAGCGTTCATGGACCTACTTCCTTCGAAACAGGAAGGCGAGGCTCCTATGCTTCCCGCTTTTCCAAGATTGGACCCGATCGGTCAAATGCATGGCACTTATTTGGTCGCCCAAAACGAAGAAGGCCTGTTCCTGATTGATCAGCATGCTGCGCATGAGCGAATTAATTATGAATATTATTACGAGCGTTTTGGCAATCCTGCTGAGGCGAGCCAAGAATTACTCGTCCCTATTACTTTAGAGTTTACACCATCAGAAGCAGGTATTATTGCCGAGAAGCTGTCGCTTTTTGAGCAGGCAGGCGTGTATATGGAGGCTTTCGGAGGGAACACGTTTCTGGTCCGTGCGCATCCACACTGGTTTCCGTCAGGAGAAGAGAAGGGGATCGTCGAAGAAATGTGTGAGTGGGTCCTCAGCGAAAAAAAGGCTGTGGACATCGCCAAACTAAGAGAAAAGGCGGCTATTATGTGCTCTTGCAAAGCATCGATCAAAGCGAATCAAGGATTAAGTGTTCTTGAGATGGAAACGCTGATCGACCGGCTGTCAGGGTGCCGTAACCCTTACACATGCCCGCATGGACGGCCAATCGTCGTCAGCTTTACGACTTATGAACTGGAAAAAATGTTTAAGAGAGTGATGTAA
- a CDS encoding class I SAM-dependent methyltransferase: MLVTTSYNPSSDLLDKAVRLAAAYGGRVVSRRKYSLEHLRNNYKDDSVLLVTRDEIRYYGDDQPAYFFHPSMALVRVKRMQRGEADLLIEASGTGIGDHIVDCTAGLASDSIVFSFAVGPQGSVTALESEKIPAMLIQEGLAVYESEIPELNEAMRRITVRKTHHLAYLQQLAPQSVDVVYFDPMFRSPIEESQAISHLRRNANDEAVSVASIEEAKRVARKSIVLKENRDSKEFVRLGFEHVLRSTTKTTYGVIRLC, encoded by the coding sequence GTGTTAGTGACAACTTCGTATAATCCGTCCAGTGATTTATTGGACAAAGCAGTGCGATTGGCTGCTGCGTATGGCGGCCGAGTCGTGTCCCGAAGGAAGTATTCTTTGGAACATCTTAGGAATAATTATAAGGATGATTCCGTTCTGCTTGTGACCAGAGATGAGATCAGGTACTATGGAGATGACCAACCTGCGTACTTTTTTCATCCCAGTATGGCCCTTGTTCGTGTCAAACGTATGCAGCGAGGCGAGGCCGACTTATTAATCGAGGCTTCCGGTACAGGAATTGGCGATCATATCGTGGATTGTACAGCAGGATTAGCGTCGGATTCTATCGTGTTCTCATTTGCTGTTGGCCCACAGGGAAGCGTCACGGCACTTGAAAGCGAAAAGATTCCAGCTATGTTGATTCAAGAAGGTTTAGCCGTTTATGAATCGGAAATTCCCGAGCTTAACGAGGCAATGAGGCGCATCACGGTTAGAAAGACACATCACCTCGCGTATTTGCAGCAACTGGCACCGCAAAGCGTAGATGTTGTCTATTTTGATCCGATGTTTCGCAGTCCGATTGAGGAATCTCAAGCGATCTCTCATCTTAGACGCAATGCGAACGATGAAGCTGTCAGTGTGGCATCTATCGAAGAGGCTAAAAGAGTTGCACGCAAGAGCATTGTGCTCAAAGAAAACAGAGACAGTAAAGAATTTGTCCGGCTCGGGTTCGAGCATGTATTGCGATCGACGACCAAAACAACGTATGGAGTGATTCGACTGTGTTAG
- the miaA gene encoding tRNA (adenosine(37)-N6)-dimethylallyltransferase MiaA produces the protein MLAPPAKPKLLVLLGPTAVGKTKLSLEIAQKFGCEIISGDSMQVYRGMDIGTAKASEAEQMLVPHHLIDIHDPSYPFSAAEFQERVKALILDIHSRGKLPFIVGGTGLYIESVCYDYQFTEVSMDEAFRQEQEAFATEHGDEALHQKLRKIDPESANRLHANDRRRVIRALEIYYISGETMTTHLASQKKESPYELCIIGLTMDRARLYKRIEERIDAMMQEGLIEEVQSILAAGCPKQAISMQALGYKEIVSYLEGELSLEEAVTLLKRDTRRFAKRQLSWFRHMKDIHWVDVTESANFSAHFQIINDILAGKFVHKIEYN, from the coding sequence GTGTTAGCCCCACCAGCCAAGCCGAAATTACTCGTGCTACTAGGTCCCACGGCAGTTGGTAAGACCAAGCTAAGTTTAGAAATTGCTCAGAAGTTTGGCTGCGAAATTATTTCCGGAGATTCCATGCAGGTGTATCGAGGTATGGATATTGGAACAGCCAAAGCGAGTGAAGCGGAGCAGATGCTTGTCCCGCATCATTTGATTGATATTCATGATCCTTCTTATCCCTTTTCGGCGGCGGAGTTTCAAGAGCGTGTAAAGGCTTTGATTCTGGACATTCATTCACGTGGGAAGCTTCCATTTATTGTTGGAGGTACAGGCCTTTATATCGAGTCTGTGTGTTATGATTATCAATTCACGGAAGTCAGTATGGATGAAGCGTTCCGCCAAGAGCAGGAAGCGTTCGCCACTGAGCATGGGGACGAGGCGCTGCATCAGAAGCTGCGTAAAATTGATCCTGAGAGCGCTAATCGACTTCATGCCAACGATCGTAGACGCGTAATACGAGCTCTTGAGATTTATTATATCTCTGGTGAAACGATGACAACCCATTTGGCGTCCCAGAAAAAAGAGTCTCCCTACGAACTATGTATCATTGGATTGACGATGGATCGTGCACGGCTGTACAAGCGTATTGAGGAACGTATCGATGCGATGATGCAGGAGGGGCTTATCGAGGAAGTTCAATCGATTCTAGCCGCAGGCTGTCCAAAACAGGCGATTTCCATGCAAGCACTCGGTTACAAAGAAATCGTCAGCTATTTGGAAGGTGAATTGAGTTTAGAGGAAGCGGTAACGCTGCTCAAGCGTGACACGCGCCGATTTGCTAAGCGCCAATTGTCATGGTTTCGGCATATGAAAGACATTCATTGGGTGGATGTGACGGAATCAGCAAATTTTTCTGCCCATTTCCAAATTATTAATGATATACTAGCAGGAAAGTTTGTACATAAAATTGAATATAATTAA
- the hfq gene encoding RNA chaperone Hfq produces the protein MNRSINIQDNFLNQLRKESIPVTVYLTNGFQIRGLIRAFDNFTIIIDSEGRQQMVYKHAISTFTPQRAVSLMAAAEAAE, from the coding sequence ATGAACAGATCCATTAATATCCAGGACAATTTTCTTAATCAACTACGTAAAGAAAGCATTCCCGTTACCGTATATTTAACCAATGGGTTTCAAATCAGAGGACTAATTCGCGCTTTTGACAACTTCACGATCATCATTGACAGTGAAGGCCGTCAACAAATGGTTTACAAACATGCTATCTCTACCTTCACTCCACAACGCGCTGTTTCTTTAATGGCTGCTGCTGAAGCAGCAGAGTAA
- a CDS encoding transglycosylase domain-containing protein — protein sequence MEKPTKRQTTANTKTKPQGSSKGSKKKGFNVRQFIMGSIIAAILAIICAMAIYIVVIMSGFRILDNNIDKIDTASESTLIYAQEEGKDKPATEIGKIYKGENRESVNIKDVPERLKQAFIATEDRRFNEHAGVDLRAIGRALVTDIIHMSAVEGGSTITQQLAKNVFLSSEKTAFRKATEMSIAFALDERFSKDEILEKYLNRIFFGSNAYGIKAAAKVYFGKSNLNELKVWEMATLAALPKAPSRYSPLAHPDLSKERRAVVLRLMTDQGYITEAERAEAAAVDYVPPAAASQGTKDYASFLDYVVDEAENMYGIDEDELLTKGYRIYTTMNPKAQKVMEQTYANPSFFQKDASDGQKIQSAMVIVDNKTGGLMALIGGRDYKQRGFSRVYSKRQPGSSYKPIAAYGPALESGKYTPYSIMDDTQTSFGNGTYSPRNYDRVTHGHVTMFEAVKKSYNLAPVWLLDQIKVNSAIDFAKKIGAPLNEQKDKNLSIALGGLTDGVSPLQMATAYTAFANQGLQNKTHAILRITDAQGKEIAAYKPEKKQVIQPKTAYYMTLLLQGVVEPGGTGTKAKFNRPVAGKTGTTGLDIKGIEQYDRDVWFVGYTPEWTAAVWEGFDKVDAKHYVTIGSGSPSAIFKEVMSKSLEGRPVTNFVKPDGVPNLTEPPKGITDLTAVYAPETKAVKLVWTSLGEKIAYQLFRKGTKDTEPKMLIQSATPEVNDTTVSSEETYQYYVVPINLDSNLEGAKSNVVSVEIPKDGTLPDGSQPSPSVSPSTSPGKDPLEPTLSPGTKPTPSPGSTIKPGASPTPSSSISPSPSPTPSPANKPVDGTEEKPKDGKQNGGQIIVPKL from the coding sequence TTGGAGAAACCTACGAAAAGGCAAACAACTGCGAATACAAAGACGAAGCCGCAAGGAAGCAGCAAGGGCTCAAAGAAAAAGGGATTTAATGTTCGCCAATTTATTATGGGTTCAATTATTGCAGCCATTCTGGCTATTATCTGTGCAATGGCTATTTATATCGTCGTTATTATGAGCGGCTTCAGAATTCTCGATAACAACATTGATAAGATTGATACGGCCAGTGAATCGACGCTTATTTATGCGCAAGAAGAAGGCAAAGATAAGCCTGCAACGGAAATTGGTAAAATCTATAAAGGCGAAAATCGAGAAAGTGTGAACATCAAGGATGTTCCAGAGCGATTAAAGCAAGCGTTCATTGCAACGGAAGATCGTCGGTTTAACGAGCATGCGGGTGTTGATTTAAGAGCCATTGGCAGAGCACTTGTCACAGATATTATTCATATGAGTGCTGTAGAGGGCGGGAGTACAATTACCCAGCAACTCGCTAAGAACGTATTTCTGAGTTCCGAGAAAACCGCTTTCCGTAAAGCGACGGAGATGTCAATTGCTTTTGCTTTGGATGAACGGTTTAGTAAGGATGAAATTCTTGAAAAATATTTAAATCGTATTTTCTTTGGTAGTAACGCTTACGGCATTAAAGCGGCAGCCAAGGTTTATTTCGGGAAATCCAACTTGAATGAATTAAAAGTATGGGAAATGGCTACACTCGCAGCTTTACCGAAGGCTCCGTCGAGATACTCGCCGCTTGCTCATCCTGACTTATCGAAGGAACGTCGTGCTGTCGTTCTTAGGCTGATGACCGACCAAGGCTATATTACAGAGGCCGAGCGTGCGGAAGCCGCAGCAGTGGATTATGTTCCGCCAGCAGCAGCTAGTCAAGGCACGAAGGATTACGCGTCTTTCTTGGACTATGTTGTGGATGAAGCTGAAAATATGTATGGCATCGATGAAGATGAATTGCTGACCAAAGGCTACCGCATCTATACGACTATGAATCCGAAAGCGCAAAAAGTGATGGAGCAGACTTATGCAAATCCAAGCTTTTTCCAGAAGGATGCTTCTGATGGTCAAAAGATTCAGAGTGCCATGGTTATTGTGGATAACAAAACAGGCGGTTTGATGGCGCTGATAGGCGGCCGGGATTACAAACAAAGAGGCTTCAGTCGCGTGTATTCCAAAAGACAGCCAGGCTCTTCGTATAAGCCGATAGCGGCTTACGGTCCAGCGTTGGAGAGCGGGAAGTATACGCCGTATTCCATCATGGATGATACGCAGACGTCTTTCGGTAACGGGACTTACTCCCCCCGTAACTATGACCGTGTGACGCATGGGCATGTAACGATGTTTGAGGCAGTCAAAAAGTCCTATAATTTGGCTCCTGTTTGGTTATTAGATCAAATTAAAGTGAACTCAGCAATTGATTTTGCCAAAAAAATCGGGGCTCCTCTCAATGAACAGAAGGACAAGAATTTGTCCATTGCGTTGGGCGGACTTACGGATGGCGTTTCTCCATTGCAAATGGCAACGGCATACACAGCTTTTGCTAACCAAGGATTGCAAAATAAAACGCATGCCATTCTACGCATTACGGATGCGCAAGGTAAGGAAATCGCCGCTTATAAGCCAGAGAAGAAACAGGTTATTCAACCTAAAACAGCATATTACATGACGCTGCTGCTTCAGGGCGTTGTTGAACCAGGCGGTACGGGGACCAAAGCGAAATTCAATCGTCCTGTTGCCGGCAAAACGGGTACAACTGGACTGGACATCAAGGGCATTGAACAATATGATCGTGATGTTTGGTTTGTCGGTTATACGCCTGAATGGACAGCAGCCGTTTGGGAAGGCTTCGATAAAGTGGATGCGAAGCACTATGTCACAATCGGCAGCGGAAGCCCGTCGGCTATCTTTAAAGAAGTGATGTCGAAGTCCTTAGAAGGCCGACCTGTGACGAATTTCGTGAAGCCTGATGGCGTACCTAATCTAACGGAACCGCCAAAAGGGATTACGGATTTAACTGCTGTGTATGCACCTGAAACGAAGGCTGTTAAATTAGTTTGGACCTCACTAGGAGAGAAGATCGCTTATCAGCTGTTCCGGAAAGGTACCAAAGACACAGAGCCGAAGATGCTGATTCAATCGGCAACACCTGAGGTGAATGATACGACTGTTAGCAGCGAAGAGACGTATCAATATTACGTTGTCCCGATTAATTTGGACTCAAACTTGGAAGGTGCCAAGTCAAATGTAGTTTCCGTCGAAATACCGAAGGATGGTACACTTCCTGACGGAAGCCAGCCGTCACCTTCGGTCTCGCCGTCTACATCTCCTGGTAAGGATCCTCTAGAGCCAACGCTGTCACCGGGTACGAAGCCTACGCCATCGCCCGGAAGCACCATTAAGCCTGGCGCTAGTCCGACTCCAAGTTCCAGCATCAGTCCAAGTCCTAGTCCTACTCCGTCACCGGCTAACAAGCCGGTTGATGGTACCGAGGAAAAGCCGAAGGATGGCAAGCAAAACGGGGGACAGATTATTGTGCCGAAGTTATAG